A region of Corvus cornix cornix isolate S_Up_H32 chromosome 3, ASM73873v5, whole genome shotgun sequence DNA encodes the following proteins:
- the POPDC3 gene encoding popeye domain-containing protein 3, with product MGENASFWESLIYAHPTCTTWKQEAEGSIYHLASILFVVGFMGGSGFFGLLYVFSLLGLGFLCSSVWAWLDVCAADIFSWNFALFTICFVQFIYVTYQVRSVAFDREFQELYSALFQPLGISLTVYRKIVLCCDAEVITLEKEHCYAMQGKTPIDKLSLLVSGRIRVTVDGEFLHYIFPLQFLDSPEWDSLRPTEEGIFQVTLTAETDCRYVAWRRKKLYLLFAKHRFISRLFSILIGSDIAEKLYALNDRVHVGQGFRYDIRLPNFYHVALPETPPVQPSHHSHHLQRGSPCRKPTGVTNCSSFLTPS from the exons ATGGGAGAAAATGCAAGTTTTTGGGAAAGTTTGATATATGCACATCCTACGTGTACCACCTGGAAGCAAGAGGCAGAGGGATCTATCTACCACCTAGCCAGTATTCTCTTTGTTGTGGGCTTCATGGGTGGAAGTGGATTCTTTGGGCTCCTCTACGTCTTCAGCTTGCTTGGACTGggctttctctgctcttctgtttgGGCTTGGCTGgatgtctgtgctgctgatATATTCTCCTGGAATTTTGCGCTGTTCACTATATGCTTCGTCCAGTTCATTTACGTTACCTACCAAGTTCGGAGTGTTGCCTTTGACAGAGAATTCCAGGAACTCTACAGTGCTCTCTTCCAGCCTCTGGGAATTTCCTTGACTGTGTACAGGAAGATCGTCTTGTGCTGCGATGCAGAAGTGATTACCCTGGAGAAGGAACATTGTTATGCCATGCAGGGCAAAACACCTATTGACAAACTGTCCTTGCTTGTGTCAGGCAG GATCAGAGTGACAGTTGATGGGGAGTTTCTGcattatatttttcctcttcagtttcTGGACTCTCCTGAATGGGATTCACTGAGGCCCACAGAAGAGGGAATTTTCCAG GTAACGCTTACAGCAGAGACAGATTGTCGGTACGTGGCctggaggagaaagaagctCTACCTGCTGTTCGCTAAACACCGCTTCATCTCCCGCCTGTTCTCAATTCTAATTGGGAGCGACATTGCTGAAAAACTGTATGCCCTGAATGACAGGGTGCACGTGGGGCAGGGCTTTAGGTATGACATTCGCTTACCCAACTTCTACCACGTTGCACTGCCAGAGACCCCTCCCGTGCAGCCCTCCCACCACTCCCACCACCTCCAGAGAGGGTCCCCCTGCCGCAAGCCCACGGGGGTTACAaactgcagctccttcctcacACCCTCCTAG